One window of the Pecten maximus unplaced genomic scaffold, xPecMax1.1, whole genome shotgun sequence genome contains the following:
- the LOC117320990 gene encoding uncharacterized protein LOC117320990: MDACKTLVHSLVTSRLDYGNALLYGVPANVSGRLQKLQNTAARLVTRTRKRDHITPVLMSLHWLPVEYRFQYKMLMYTYKALNGLAPMYLRDLVTPYVPSRSLRSEHENYLVEPKTRTKTYGDRRFDKAAASLWNRLPLKIRSARKIDSFKTLLKTHLFKLAFN; this comes from the coding sequence ATGGATGCCTGCAAGACACTTGTGCACTCACTTGTAACTTCCAGACTAGATTACGGAAATGCCTTACTGTATGGTGTACCTGCAAACGTGTCTGGTCGGCTCCAGAAACTTCAAAACACTGCAGCTCGTCTTGTCACTCGTACAAGGAAAAGAGACCACATAACACCTGTTCTCATGTCGCTTCATTGGCTCCCTGTTGAATACCGCTTCCAGTACAAGATGCTCATGTACACATATAAAGCTCTGAATGGTTTAGCTCCTATGTATCTCAGGGATCTTGTGACACCATATGTCCCATCGAGATCACTTCGATCAGAACATGAAAACTACTTGGTTGAGCCAAAGACCCGAACCAAAACATATGGGGACAGACGTTTTGATAAAGCTGCTGCCTCCCTTTGGAATCGTCTCCCTTTAAAAATTAGGAGTGCCAGAAAAATTGATTCTTTTAAGACTCTTTTGAAGACCCATCTTTTCAAATTAGCTTTTAATTAG